The genomic region CGTCGATCTGTTGCTGGTCGCCTATGACGGCGCGCAGTTCTACCGTGTCTTTGCCTGCGCCCTGGAAGGATCGCGACAGGGCAGGCTCGATGCGGCGATGCTGCGTGCGAGCACGGCGCGCCTGGAGCGTCTCGTCATGCCCGGGCTTGTCCCGGGCATCCACGTTCTTGGTGCAGAGAGGCAAGGCGTGCATGGCCGGGACAAGCCCGGCCATGACGATGAGAACATTTCGAGCTCTCGGCCCGCCAGGCTATGATTTCGCGAACTGGCGGTAGTCCGGTTCGCGGTGAAACCAGAATTCGTAGCCGGAGACGCCCTTTTGCATGGCAACGTCGTGGATCGGCTGGTTGAGCGGAACGACGGGAACGTCGCGCATGCAGAGCGCGATGAAATCCTTCACGGTCCTGTCGTACTCCGCGGCATCGGTGGTGAAGCGCGCCTTGTCGATCAGGGCGTCCATCTCCTTGTTCTTGTACGAGGAGATGTTGAAGATCGAGTTGTTGCCGTGGAAATTCCAGTAGAAGTAATATTCGGGATAATCGAGCCAGCCGCTGAAGCGGTTGAGCGCGAGCGGCAGCTCCTTCTTGTTCAGCGTCGTGCGCCAGTTCGCGCCGGGAATTTTCTCGATTGAAGCCTTGAGGCCGATCTTGGCGAGATTCTCCTGGATCAGGATCGCGGTCGGCTCGCCGACGGTGGCGGTGCCGGTGTCGAGCGACAGCGTCGTCTCCAGGCCGGATTCGAAGCCTGCTTCCTTCAGCAGAGCCTTGGCCTTGTCGAGATCGGTGACGTAAGGAAACGGCTGCGGCCAGACCGGCTTCGAGACGTCGGCGGCGCCGCCATACATGGGAACGGCGCGGCCGAAGAAGGCGCTGGTCTGGATCTGCTCGTAGGGCATGGCCCAGGCGATCGCCTGGCGCAGCTTGACATTGTCGAACGGCGGCTTGGCGGTGTTCAGCGCGACGTACCACAACGCGTTCGGGATCGGCACGCCCGAGACCTTGACCTTGCCCTCCTTGATGATCTGCTCGAAATCGCGCGGCGCAAAGCCGCTGGAAATATCCGCATCGCCCCGCTCCAGCATGGCACGGCGGGTGCCGGCGGAAGGAACGTCGCGTGCGATCACGCGCTTCACCTTCGGCAGCGGCCCGCTTTTCCAGTCGTCGAAGCGCGTCAGCACGGTCTCGCTGCCCGGCTTCCAGCTCTCGATCTTGTAGGCGCCGCCGCCGGCCTCGTTGTTCTTCAGCCACGCCAGCGCCCACGGATCTTCCGGTGTCGCGTTCTTCCTGGCGAGCTCGGAATTGATGATGAAGGGCACGACGACGGCGACGTTGAACAGCAGCATCTTGTCCTTGCGGACATAGTCGATGCGGAAAGTGTGGTCGTCGACCACCACGAACTGCTCCGGCTTCTCCAGCGATCCCGCCGACATCTGGAAGGTCGGAAAGCCGCCGACCTTCACGGCGCGATCGAACGACCATTTGACGTCCTTGGCGGTCACCGGCGTGCCGTCGTGGAATTTGGCGTCCTTCCGCAGGCGGAAGGTGCAGGACATGCCGTCAGGCGCGACTTCCCAGCTCTCGGCCAGCTCGGGCGCGAGCTTCTCGCGGTCATACGACAACGTGCCGTCCGGCAACGTCTTGGAGGCGTAGGTGAGCAGGCGGTCGTAGCAATTCCAGGACAGGCCGTTCACGGTCTGGTTGGAGCCGACGCCCTGCATGTCCAGCGAGTTCGGCCCGAGCTCCTGCACCACCAGCAGCGTCTCGCTGCGCCCCTGCGCCCAGGCGAGGCGTGGAGCAAATGCTGCCATACCGGCGACACCAAGGCCGCCGAGCATGACAGTGCGGCGGCTCAAATCGAGGGGTGAAACGCTCAAAGGTGCCTCCTGTCCGGAATTGTCCGGCATCGAGAGGCAAGGTGTATGCCACAGCCAGAACGCGCCAAGCCGCCCCGCGAATGCGAGGCGGCTTGGGTTCGATCGGATATGCGTTGCGCGTCGGCGCGGTCTATTCCGCCTGCTCCAGCGCGGCGGGCATCTTCGCCACCGACATCAGCGATCGCGCGACCTGGTTGAGCAGGAGATCGGCATTTTCTTCCTCGGCGAGGGATTTGGACAGCAGGGCGACGATGGCGCTGTGGCGGAGTTGCTGCGCCAAGTTGCGTGCTGTGGTATAGCCGGCCATCTCGTAATGCTCGACGCGTTGCGCCGCAGAGATCAGCGCGAGGTCGGCGGCGGCGTCCTCCTTCTCGTCGCCTTCCTTCATGACCTCCTGGCCTTCCTCGATCAGGCCCATCATGCCCTTGCAAGGCTTGGCACGAGCGTTCTCGCCGAGCAGCTCGAAGCATTCGTTGATGCGCTCGACCTGATTTTCGGTCTCGGCCAGATGCTGCTCGAACAGTTCCCGCAACTGGTCGAAGCGGGCGGCCTGCGCCATCTTGGGAAGCGCCTTGGTCAGCTGCTTCTCGGCATGGAGAATATCACGCAGCTCATGGAGCAGCAGATCGGTCAGGCCGGCCTCGTCGACAGGCGGTGAGCTCTCCGCGACGATCGGGGTGGCAGCGCCCGGATCGGCGGATTGCAGCGCAGGCGATTCCGTGAACACCCAGTCCTCGCCCTCGTTCCAGGGGCCGCGGGTATCGATTTCGCCGTGGTCGCCGCTGCCGGTGGAATCGTTGAAGTACTGGTTCACGAGACCGGGCGTCGGGGCAATGCGGCCGACACTGAAGGCCGGCTTCGACAGGCTCTCGAGCGCGCGCGCGAACGCCTTCATATGCGTGATCTCGCGCGTCATCAGGAATTGCAGCGCGTCCTTGCTGCCGGCATCGTCGCAGAAATTGATCAGCCGTTCGTAGACGATCTTGGCACGCGCCTCGGCGGCGATGTTGCTGCGGAGATCGACGTCGAGCTCGCCGGTGATCTTGAGATAGTCGGCGGTCCAGGGATTGCCTTGCGAGTTGAACAGATTGACGCCGCCTCCGCCGGCAATCGCAATCAGCGGATCGGCCTCCGCCGCCTGCCGGTCGTTCCGCGAGGGCGCAAGATGCATCCGGGCGAGGCAACCGACGACTTCGAGATGGCTGAGCTCTTCGGTGCCGATATCCATCAAGAGGTCCTTGCGGTCGGGATCCTCGCAATTCAGCCCTTGAATCGAATATTGCATCGCAGCCGCAAGTTCGCCGTTGGCGCCGCCGAACTGCTCGAGGAGCATATTGCCGAAGCGCGGATCGGGTTCGTCGACGCGCACGGTGAACATCAGCTTCTTGACGTGGTGATACATGGGGGGACTCGCGTGCTGGAGGGAAACTACGCGACAACGAGGCCTCCAGTCGTTCGTTCCTAAGTCTCTCCGAGATTGAGGTTGTCGTTGCCAGGACGTCTGCGAAGAAGTGCGATGGCTTACGGCGTCACCGCGCTGCGTGCGACGGCGCGCGGAGCCGTCAGTTCCTTCCAGGTCGAATTTGCCACATGCACCGGCGAGAAGGCGGGACGTTCGACGTAGCGGCCATCGCCGGCCTCGGCGCGCAGATCGCCATCCTTCCAGGCGATACGGCCGCGCGACAGCGTAGCGGCCGCACCGCCGGTGCAGGCAAAACCCTCGAACACGTTGTAATCGATCCGGCTCATCTGCCGCTTGGCACTGATGGTCTTGCTCGCCTTGGGATCCCACACCACGATGTCGGCATCCGAGCCTACCGCGATCGCGCCCTTGCGCGGATAGATGTTGAGAATGCGCGCAATGTTCGCCGAGGTCACGGCGACGAATTCCTCTTTCGTCAGCCGCCCCGTGGCGACACCCGCGGTCCAGAGCAGCGCCAGGCGATCTTCGAGGCCGCCGGTGCCGTTCGGGATCTTCCTGAAATCGCCGCGCCCGAACCGCTTCTGCTCGGTCGTGAAAGCGCAATGGTCGGTCGCAACCACCTGGAGCGAGCCGGCTTGCAGGCCGGCCCAGAGGCTGTCCTGATGCGACTTGTCGCGGAACGGCGGCGACATCACGCGCTGTGCGGAATGGTCCCAGTCCTTGTTCTGGTATTCGCCGGAATCGAGCAGCAAATGCTGAATCAGCGGCTCGCCATACACCCGCTTTCCGCTAGCCCGCGCGCGAGCGATGGCCTCATGCGCCTCGCGGCAGCTGGTGTGCACGATATAGACCGGCGTGCCGGTCATATCGGCGATCATGATGGCGCGGTTGGTGGCTT from Bradyrhizobium sp. CB1015 harbors:
- a CDS encoding ABC transporter substrate-binding protein, with the translated sequence MSVSPLDLSRRTVMLGGLGVAGMAAFAPRLAWAQGRSETLLVVQELGPNSLDMQGVGSNQTVNGLSWNCYDRLLTYASKTLPDGTLSYDREKLAPELAESWEVAPDGMSCTFRLRKDAKFHDGTPVTAKDVKWSFDRAVKVGGFPTFQMSAGSLEKPEQFVVVDDHTFRIDYVRKDKMLLFNVAVVVPFIINSELARKNATPEDPWALAWLKNNEAGGGAYKIESWKPGSETVLTRFDDWKSGPLPKVKRVIARDVPSAGTRRAMLERGDADISSGFAPRDFEQIIKEGKVKVSGVPIPNALWYVALNTAKPPFDNVKLRQAIAWAMPYEQIQTSAFFGRAVPMYGGAADVSKPVWPQPFPYVTDLDKAKALLKEAGFESGLETTLSLDTGTATVGEPTAILIQENLAKIGLKASIEKIPGANWRTTLNKKELPLALNRFSGWLDYPEYYFYWNFHGNNSIFNISSYKNKEMDALIDKARFTTDAAEYDRTVKDFIALCMRDVPVVPLNQPIHDVAMQKGVSGYEFWFHREPDYRQFAKS
- a CDS encoding DUF892 family protein gives rise to the protein MYHHVKKLMFTVRVDEPDPRFGNMLLEQFGGANGELAAAMQYSIQGLNCEDPDRKDLLMDIGTEELSHLEVVGCLARMHLAPSRNDRQAAEADPLIAIAGGGGVNLFNSQGNPWTADYLKITGELDVDLRSNIAAEARAKIVYERLINFCDDAGSKDALQFLMTREITHMKAFARALESLSKPAFSVGRIAPTPGLVNQYFNDSTGSGDHGEIDTRGPWNEGEDWVFTESPALQSADPGAATPIVAESSPPVDEAGLTDLLLHELRDILHAEKQLTKALPKMAQAARFDQLRELFEQHLAETENQVERINECFELLGENARAKPCKGMMGLIEEGQEVMKEGDEKEDAAADLALISAAQRVEHYEMAGYTTARNLAQQLRHSAIVALLSKSLAEEENADLLLNQVARSLMSVAKMPAALEQAE
- the hydA gene encoding dihydropyrimidinase; the protein is MPLLIRGGTVLNHDHSRRADVLIDGETIVAIGASLDAPTGSEIIDAGGAYIIPGGIDPHTHLEMPFMGTVTADDFESGTKAALSGGTTMVVDFCLPDPGQSMLAAYQEWRHKSEKAASDYGFHMAVTSWSKQIHDEMEIVVKTYGINTFKHFMAYKGALMVNDDELYNSFARCAHLGAMPVVHAENGDVVALMQDALIARGVTGPEGHAYSRPPEVEGEATNRAIMIADMTGTPVYIVHTSCREAHEAIARARASGKRVYGEPLIQHLLLDSGEYQNKDWDHSAQRVMSPPFRDKSHQDSLWAGLQAGSLQVVATDHCAFTTEQKRFGRGDFRKIPNGTGGLEDRLALLWTAGVATGRLTKEEFVAVTSANIARILNIYPRKGAIAVGSDADIVVWDPKASKTISAKRQMSRIDYNVFEGFACTGGAAATLSRGRIAWKDGDLRAEAGDGRYVERPAFSPVHVANSTWKELTAPRAVARSAVTP